Proteins found in one Macaca nemestrina isolate mMacNem1 chromosome 4, mMacNem.hap1, whole genome shotgun sequence genomic segment:
- the LOC105475622 gene encoding sclerostin domain-containing protein 1, translating to MLPPAIHFYLLPLACILMKSCLAFKNDATEILYSHVVKPVPAHPSSNSTMNQARNGGRHFSNTGLDRNTRVQVGCRELRSTKYISDGQCTSISPLKELVCAGECLPLPVLPNWIGGGYGTKYWSRRSSQEWRCVNDKTRTQRIQLQCQDGSTRTYKITVVTACKCKRYTRQHNESSHNFESMSPAKPVQHHRERKRASKSSKHSMS from the exons ATGCTTCCTCCTGCCATTCATTTCTATCTCCTTCCCCTTGCATGCATCCTAATGAAAAGctgtttggcttttaaaaatgatgcCACAGAAATCCTTTATTCACATGTGGTTAAACCTGTTCCAGCACACCCCAGCAGCAACAGCACGATGAATCAAGCCAGAAATGGAGGCAGGCATTTCAGTAACACTGGACTGGATCGGAACA CTCGGGTTCAAGTGGGTTGCCGGGAACTGCGTTCCACCAAATACATCTCTGATGGCCAGTGCACCAGCATCAGCCCTCTGAAGGAGCTGGTGTGTGCTGGTGAGTGCTTGCCCCTGCCAGTGCTCCCTAACTGGATTGGAGGAGGCTATGGAACAAAGTACTGGAGCAGGAGGAGCTCCCAGGAGTGGCGGTGTGTCAATGACAAAACCCGTACCCAGAGAATCCAGCTGCAGTGCCAAGATGGCAGCACACGCACCTACAAAATCACAGTAGTCACTGCCTGCAAGTGCAAGAGGTACACCCGGCAGCACAACGAGTCCAGTCACAACTTTGAGAGCATGTCACCTGCCAAGCCCGTCCAGCATCACAGAGAGCGGAAAAGAGCCAGCAAATCCAGCAAGCACAGCATGAGTTAG